From the Endozoicomonas sp. Mp262 genome, the window GTGGCTTTTGTCGCAACGCTTCTTGCAATAGTGCTGACAAAGACTGCTTGAGTGTGAGTTTTTTAGTTTCTGGCATTCGTCCTATGCGGACTGTTGATAAACGCTCCCCCTGTTGATCGTAAAACGACAAAGTTCCGCAACTGGCCTCCTTGCAACCTGTTGGCCCTTGAGTCCGTTTGCCTTCAGAAGCGCTCCTGGCTCGCTTTTCTACTCGTTTGCCATCTTTCATGGGCAGCATAACGCCATCCAGGGAGGCGGCTACTGTGACCGCATTGGTGGGCACGTTAAGTTTCTCAATAAGCATCTCTTCAAAAGGCTCACGGTGCTGTTCCCACTGAGTATTAAATTGCCTGGGGAAACGAGCAAGACTGCTTTCTGAGGGAGACATACCTCCCATGAGATCAAGGAGGCTTTTTGCTTCACCGGGAGACATTTGAGCAACAACCCAGGCAGCTTGCTTTGCAGCCCGAGGCGTCCAGAAGCCTTCCACGATCCCGGCTTTCAACTCCATGGGCACGATACACGGCTCTTTGCCGTTACGGTAAAGTGTTCGCATAACCCGGACTGAACCAACCGCTGTCTGGTAGGTTTTATAACTGCGCAACACCTGCTTATAAGTGATCCCGCTGACCTCAATAGCTGGGGTATCAATATCAAGCTCAGCCAGCGCCTCTGCTAAAAAATCTTGCTGAGCTTGATTAAAGAGAGCATTAACGGTCTGCTCAAACTCTTCAAAGTGCCTGATAGGATTGCCAGACTCTCGCAGAGCCTGCAATTGGTGGCCTAACCGTTGAATCGCATCACAAGAAATGGTGGCGGCTTCAGTCCGTAGCTGACATACTTCCATGGGGCGGCCTCTCACTGGCAAGGTGTTGTGTGCTATCAACATCATACCTGTGATTGGCTGCCTTCTGTTTAAGCATTGAAAAAATAGCTGCCTACTACTTTCCCCGGTTGGCAAGCTGAAGAAGCTCGGTCAATTTGAGACTTTCACCCAACTTGTTTTGCTCTTTTGTTTATATCTCTCAGCCGTAAATTCTTGGAGTAATGATGTTTTGGAGACTCTAATTATTAAAGATGAAGTTGGTAGAATATTTATCGCTAAGCGTGAGAGATCCAATATCAGTTTTAACGGGTCTGAGTACAGTGAAGTGTATTTCTTATATGACTATAGCACCCATGAATTTATCACTAGAGTTGATAATGGGGAAGTTAAAGAGGAAAAAGGGTTTCTCTTTTTTAGCGGTGTGCTCCCATCTCCGCTTTTACAATTCAAACTTGAAGTATTAACTTGCTGGGATGGTGATCCTTTCCCGTCGTAGACTATGCCGTTACTTCAAGGCTGTTGCCTAACAATTTACATCAATCCACCTAACAAGTGCATGGTGTGGGACGCTCACTGCGTTCGCGCCCCGCATACAGGTGTTAAGCTTCAAAGTATTTCCACTGTACTATGCTTAGATTCTTTTTGAGATCCTGAAAATTGAAAAGAATTTTATTTTTAGCTGTGTTGATGTTTCTAATTCCACACTATAGCTTTGGTGATGGGGACTGCATAATTTGTATGGAAGTTATTGAAGACGGTGAGTGCCGAACGTTGGAGTGCTTCCACTCTCACCACAAGGATTGCATAAAAAAATGGTTGAAAATAAAACCATTGTGTCCCATCTGTAATTTTAATGTGATCACTGGTGAATATGGACTTGATGAATCAGAAGAGTTGGAGCTTGATGAATCAGAAGATTCAGGGTTTGAGGAATCAGAGTCAGAAGATTCGGGGGGTGATGAATCAGAGTCAGAAGATTCGGGGGGTGATGAATCAGAATTAGAAGAGTCAGGGCCTGATGAATCAGAAGAATTAGAATCAAGATGCCCTATAGGGTGCATCATCATGTGATTATAATGAAAAAGTAGAGGGCTGTATTCAGTCTCTTTGCCTGGTTCTGGAATATGAATCAGCGCTATCCCGTCATTTTGATCAACAAGTCTAACAAGAGCGATAGTTTTATGCGTTGGTTCTATTCCTGCGTACTCAAATACAGGCGATTAAATAAACAGGTTTCTGCTGCCCTGTTTGCGGTGTAGAGGGTTGCCGGTCGATTGCTACCCCGGCGTAGGCGGCCAGTATCAATCAGTAATCCGCCCTTTAGGAAGCGGTTTCTGATAGAGCGCATAGGAGGTGACTTTTCCAAAATGGCAGAGAAGACTTTCTTGATATCCGATAATACAAACTCATCAGGAAGCAGGTAGATGGGAACCGAGCTGTACTGAACTTTATTCTTCAGGCGTAACCAGGCTTCCTGAACAAGTGATTCGTGGTCATAAGCCAGGGGGGCTGCTGTCTTTCCTGCGGTAACATTCAGCCATTGTGAGTCATCAGAATAATCCGCCTCATTGCCATTGAGCAGTCCATAGTAAACCACTGTTAAAGACCATCCCCGGGAATCCCGGTTGCTATCACCAATGGTAACAACCTGCTCCAGGTAGGATGGTGAGTGATTGGTTGCGTAAGAGAGTAGACGTTTGGCTGTAGCATCAAGGCTGTCATCATGGTCAGGCTCAATCCGGCCTGAGGGCAAGACAAGCGCCGAGCCTGAGGGCGTGGTTTTTTTGCGGGTAAGAATCTGTAGTTGCTCATCATGCAAGCGGAAGACCACCAGGTCAACGGAAATGAGTGCGGTGCCGAGATGCATGCGGTTATTCCTCTTGCCCGGTTTGGTTGAGGACTCTTTCAGGCTGGGAGCCAAGTGTCAGTCGCCTTGAATCGTGAATAAATGACAGTGCCCAGGAGTGACTTTGCTGGGATAATGAACTATATTCACTATGATAGTAAACCTTGTTCCTTTTGTCTTCATCTCTCTGTCAAGGCGGGAATTTCTCATGATAATCATCGGGCCACCTGAGCGGGTTGTGGCATTTGATATTGATGCACAAAATTGCTTTACCCCGTTATGCCCTGATGAATTGCCTGTGCCTGGTGGCCATGAAATTGTGCCGGAATTGAACCGGCAGGCTCTATTGGCGGGCTGGCGAGTCGGGTCGAAAGACGCCCATTCTCCACATTCTATTTGGGTGGCTGATAAAAAATGTCCTCAGCTTACTGCTATTGAAGGCTATGAAAACCTGGACGTACGCTGGAATCTCCATGCAGTGCCGGGTACTTATGGTTTTGACTTGTTGGAAGGGCTGCCAGCTGTTGCCAGTTATGATTTTTTTATCTGGAAAGGCGTGGAGCCGGATATGCACCCCTATGGGGCCTGTTACCATGATCTGGCCTGCAAGAGAAGTACCGGGATTATTGAGTTTTTGCAAAACAATCAGATTGATACGGTTATTGCCGGGGGGCTGGCGTTGGATTTTTGTGTCAAGGTCACTGTTTTTCAGTTACTGGAGGCGGGATTCAGGGTGATTGTAAATCGTGGGGCAACACGCAGTTTGCTTCAGGATACAGGGGCGCGGGCGTTGGTCGAAATGACCGCTGCGGGTGCTGAATTTGTTGAACACTCTGGTCAGTTGCAATTTAAGGCTGGTCAGCGAGAGGGGGTCTGAAGGAGTTGTTATGCAGGATCCTATAATTCAGTCACTGCTGGATACCGATCTTTATAAATACACTATGCAGCAGTCGATGGTTCGGCGCTACCCTGGCGCGACGGCTAAAATGGCGTTTCGGAGCCGGGGGCATCTGCCTATTAATCTTTCCCTGGTTGAGTTGCGTAGAGAAATTGAATGTTTGGGGGAGCTAAGGTTATCAGATCAAGAGCTTAACTGGCTTGCCGGGCTGCCTTATATTTCAGGGCAGTTTCTGGATTATTTAACCACATTTCGTTTGGATCCGGGCGCAGTAATGCTGGCCTTTCGGGGTGGCCAGCTTGATATTGAAATTAATGGTAACTGGGCCAGCATTACTCATTTTGAAATATTTCTTCTTTCTATTATCAGTGAGTTGCATTGCCGTAATACCTATGGTCTTGATGGAGAGTATGATGTTGAGCAACAGGGTCGTGACAGGCTGGAGCAAAAGCTGCTTTGCCTGAATAGCTTGAAAAGCCGGTCAGGTTTTGAGGGATTTCAATTTGTTGATTTTGGTACCCGCCGCCGGTATTCACGGGTTTGGCAGGAGCATGTAGTGAGGCAGTTTCAGGCGAGGGCATCTGAATTTTTCGCAGGCACCAGTAACCTGGATTTGGCGCGCCGATTGGGATTGATGCCGGTGGGCACCATGGCCCATGAATGGCTCCAGTCTCATCAGGTGCTTGGTCAGTCGCTGCTTTCCAGCCAGAAGGATGCCTTGAAAGTATGGTTGCAGGAGTATCAGGGGCAGTTGGGGATTGCCCTGACTGATACCATTAGCATGAATGCTTTTCTTCGGGACTTTAATGGTGAGCTGGCCCGGGCTTATGCGGGTGTCAGGCATGACTCTGGTGATCCCGTAGCCTGGGGTGAACAGGCACTGGCACATTATCGGGCGCTGGGCATTGATGCCAGGGATAAAATGCTGGTATTCAGCGATAAGCTGGATCTGCAGCGGGCTATTGAAATATATAGCCACTTCAAGGGGCGGATTAATGTGAGCTTTGGTATTGGGACCTATCTGACGAATGATATGGGGTATCAGGCGCCGAATATTGTTTTGAAGTTGGTTGAGGTCAATGGCCTGCCGGTGGCAAAGCTGTCCGATAGCCCGGGTAAAACCATGTGCCAGGATGCCGACTTTATCAGTCGGCTAAAAACAACGTTCCAATATCGACAGGCGTCTTGAAGAGAACTAGAGGGGGAGTGGGTGGTGGATCAAATGTGTGCTTTTGCTTGAATATTTACCCAAACTCCGCCTCATCTCATAGGCTTTATGATGACTTTACTGTCTTTTACTGGATAAAAGTTTGTAGATCAGAG encodes:
- the pncB gene encoding nicotinate phosphoribosyltransferase, which produces MQDPIIQSLLDTDLYKYTMQQSMVRRYPGATAKMAFRSRGHLPINLSLVELRREIECLGELRLSDQELNWLAGLPYISGQFLDYLTTFRLDPGAVMLAFRGGQLDIEINGNWASITHFEIFLLSIISELHCRNTYGLDGEYDVEQQGRDRLEQKLLCLNSLKSRSGFEGFQFVDFGTRRRYSRVWQEHVVRQFQARASEFFAGTSNLDLARRLGLMPVGTMAHEWLQSHQVLGQSLLSSQKDALKVWLQEYQGQLGIALTDTISMNAFLRDFNGELARAYAGVRHDSGDPVAWGEQALAHYRALGIDARDKMLVFSDKLDLQRAIEIYSHFKGRINVSFGIGTYLTNDMGYQAPNIVLKLVEVNGLPVAKLSDSPGKTMCQDADFISRLKTTFQYRQAS
- a CDS encoding isochorismatase family protein, which encodes MIIIGPPERVVAFDIDAQNCFTPLCPDELPVPGGHEIVPELNRQALLAGWRVGSKDAHSPHSIWVADKKCPQLTAIEGYENLDVRWNLHAVPGTYGFDLLEGLPAVASYDFFIWKGVEPDMHPYGACYHDLACKRSTGIIEFLQNNQIDTVIAGGLALDFCVKVTVFQLLEAGFRVIVNRGATRSLLQDTGARALVEMTAAGAEFVEHSGQLQFKAGQREGV
- a CDS encoding NUDIX hydrolase, which translates into the protein MAPSLKESSTKPGKRNNRMHLGTALISVDLVVFRLHDEQLQILTRKKTTPSGSALVLPSGRIEPDHDDSLDATAKRLLSYATNHSPSYLEQVVTIGDSNRDSRGWSLTVVYYGLLNGNEADYSDDSQWLNVTAGKTAAPLAYDHESLVQEAWLRLKNKVQYSSVPIYLLPDEFVLSDIKKVFSAILEKSPPMRSIRNRFLKGGLLIDTGRLRRGSNRPATLYTANRAAETCLFNRLYLSTQE